From the genome of Bordetella sp. H567, one region includes:
- a CDS encoding ABC transporter permease, with product MNRRTSITRNTLTLLVAIVAVWQVLYWLVGDVALRSPAQTLEFTLRFVTTAQFAAHLAETARAFGMALVLAVVSGLTIGFALGGHRFLGEVFEPMLIALYSIPKITLYPILLLAFGLGISSKVAFGTIHGVIPIALFTINAVRNVRAVHLKTGRVMSLGPWDMVTRIIFPSALPEIFAGLRIGFSLTLIGTLLGEMFASQRGLGFLLMSAIGLHNVDLIMTLTVLLTLFAGTASVILLAINQRLRARMSA from the coding sequence ATGAACCGCCGCACATCCATAACGCGCAATACCCTGACGCTGCTGGTCGCGATCGTGGCGGTCTGGCAGGTGCTGTATTGGCTGGTGGGCGACGTGGCGCTGCGCTCGCCGGCACAGACGCTGGAGTTCACGCTGCGCTTCGTGACGACGGCGCAGTTCGCCGCGCATCTGGCCGAGACGGCCAGGGCCTTCGGCATGGCGCTGGTGCTGGCGGTCGTCAGCGGGTTGACGATAGGCTTCGCGCTGGGCGGCCACCGCTTCCTGGGTGAAGTGTTCGAGCCGATGCTGATCGCGCTGTACTCGATACCGAAGATCACGCTGTATCCCATCCTGCTGCTGGCCTTCGGGCTGGGCATATCCTCCAAGGTGGCGTTCGGGACCATCCACGGGGTGATACCCATCGCGCTCTTCACGATCAACGCGGTCCGCAACGTGCGCGCCGTGCATTTGAAGACCGGCAGGGTGATGTCCCTGGGGCCGTGGGATATGGTCACGCGGATCATTTTTCCTTCCGCCTTGCCGGAGATCTTCGCCGGCTTGCGGATCGGGTTTTCGCTGACGCTGATCGGCACCCTGCTGGGTGAAATGTTCGCCTCCCAGCGGGGACTGGGGTTTCTGCTGATGAGCGCGATCGGGCTGCACAACGTGGACCTGATCATGACCTTGACGGTGTTGCTGACCTTGTTCGCCGGCACGGCCAGCGTGATTTTGCTGGCGATCAACCAGCGGCTGCGGGCAAGGATGAGCGCCTAG
- the leuC gene encoding 3-isopropylmalate dehydratase large subunit, with product MPRTVFDKIWDAHRITCLDDGRELVFVDRHVLQETTSAVAFAGLKREGRTVRHPELTIATQDHIVSTAPGRDEESYPGGRELLTLMRANALQGHIRHFGIEDPRQGIVHVIAPELGFALPGCILACGDSHTSTAGGLGALGIGVGTSEVEHVLATQTLALARPRNMRVRFEGRPGAGITAKDLILLAMGALGVAGGRGCAVEYAGDAVQALPVEARLTLCNMSIELGARLGLVAPDEQTFEYVRGREFAPVGAAFEQAVRAWRALRSDADAEFDRDVVVDCAGIAPQVTWGTTPAHVGGVDGRVPDPAGYADARQRDSVAAALNYMGLTPGMPLEGIPVDVAFIGSCTNSRLSDLQAAAAVVQGRHVAPGVRALVVPGSMAVKREAEALGLHRVFREAGFEWREAGCSMCVSINDDMVPAGARCIATSNRNFENRQGQGSRTHLASPAMVAAAALRGHITDVRKEMRP from the coding sequence ATGCCACGGACCGTCTTCGACAAGATCTGGGACGCGCATCGCATTACCTGCCTGGATGACGGCCGCGAACTCGTCTTCGTCGATCGCCATGTCCTGCAAGAAACCACCAGCGCCGTCGCGTTCGCGGGCTTGAAGCGGGAAGGCCGCACCGTCCGGCATCCCGAACTGACCATCGCCACCCAGGATCACATCGTGTCCACGGCGCCGGGCCGCGACGAGGAAAGCTATCCGGGGGGCCGTGAGCTGCTGACGCTGATGCGTGCCAACGCCTTGCAAGGCCATATCCGGCATTTCGGCATCGAGGACCCGCGCCAGGGCATCGTCCACGTCATTGCGCCGGAGCTGGGGTTCGCGCTGCCGGGCTGCATCCTGGCCTGTGGCGACAGCCATACGTCCACGGCGGGGGGCCTGGGCGCCCTCGGAATCGGCGTCGGCACCAGCGAGGTCGAACACGTCCTGGCCACGCAGACGCTGGCGTTGGCGCGGCCCCGCAATATGCGCGTGCGGTTCGAGGGGCGTCCCGGCGCCGGCATCACCGCCAAGGACCTGATCCTGCTTGCCATGGGCGCGCTGGGCGTGGCCGGCGGGCGTGGCTGCGCCGTCGAGTACGCCGGCGATGCCGTGCAGGCGCTGCCGGTGGAAGCGCGGTTGACGCTGTGCAATATGTCCATCGAGCTGGGCGCCCGCCTGGGCCTGGTGGCGCCGGACGAGCAGACCTTCGAGTACGTCCGCGGACGCGAGTTCGCGCCCGTGGGCGCGGCCTTCGAGCAGGCAGTGCGGGCGTGGCGCGCCCTGCGCAGCGATGCGGACGCGGAATTCGACCGCGACGTCGTGGTCGATTGTGCCGGTATCGCGCCGCAGGTAACGTGGGGCACGACGCCGGCCCATGTCGGCGGGGTGGACGGCCGCGTGCCGGATCCCGCCGGCTATGCGGACGCCAGGCAGCGCGACAGCGTGGCCGCGGCGCTGAACTACATGGGCCTGACGCCCGGCATGCCGCTGGAAGGCATCCCCGTCGATGTGGCGTTCATCGGTTCCTGTACCAATTCGCGCCTGTCCGATCTGCAGGCCGCCGCGGCGGTGGTGCAAGGGCGGCACGTCGCGCCCGGCGTCCGGGCGCTGGTGGTGCCAGGCTCCATGGCCGTCAAGCGCGAGGCCGAGGCGCTGGGCCTGCATCGCGTTTTCCGCGAGGCCGGATTCGAATGGCGCGAAGCGGGCTGTTCGATGTGCGTCAGCATCAACGACGACATGGTCCCGGCCGGCGCACGCTGCATCGCCACCAGCAATCGCAATTTCGAGAACCGCCAAGGGCAGGGCAGCCGCACCCATCTGGCCAGCCCCGCCATGGTGGCGGCCGCCGCGCTGCGTGGCCACATCACGGACGTGCGCAAGGAGATGCGGCCATGA
- a CDS encoding DUF2946 domain-containing protein yields the protein MIHPVRRQLTAWLGLIAMCLVALAPTVSHLVRTARTLTVPVCTIDGQQGVHRVVLSSVSIPATSAVAMTVMAMSGMAGMSHDIAPDPDQPAHAGHGSRPMDDCGYCDLLNHAPALSMAPPAPLAPLLLLFGVFVLPALRRFVALGAFPSGRPRGPPAVS from the coding sequence ATGATCCACCCTGTTCGCCGACAATTGACCGCCTGGCTTGGCCTGATCGCCATGTGCCTGGTGGCGCTCGCGCCGACGGTCAGCCACCTCGTCCGCACGGCACGAACCCTTACCGTGCCGGTGTGCACCATCGACGGCCAGCAGGGCGTGCACAGGGTCGTCCTGTCCAGCGTGTCGATACCGGCCACCAGCGCCGTCGCGATGACCGTCATGGCGATGAGTGGCATGGCTGGCATGTCGCACGACATCGCGCCCGACCCCGACCAGCCCGCGCATGCAGGCCATGGTTCGCGGCCCATGGACGACTGCGGCTATTGTGATCTGTTGAACCATGCGCCGGCGCTGTCCATGGCGCCGCCCGCGCCGCTCGCGCCCTTGCTGCTGTTGTTCGGCGTATTCGTCCTGCCCGCCCTGAGGCGATTCGTCGCGCTGGGCGCATTCCCATCGGGCCGCCCGCGCGGCCCGCCTGCCGTTTCCTGA
- a CDS encoding ABC transporter ATP-binding protein — protein MSPVAQVYPHALPGRRAGDPKPGTPAVAHVAMRGVDKLFTRPGGNPADAVHALGPIDLELRQGEFFAVVGPSGCGKTTLLELVAGLSTATRGEVAFEGEPIVGRIPDGVGVVFQEDASFPWLTVRENIAFGLRRQRIDAAEKNRRVDRALAMMGLAPFAGSYPAQLSGGMRQRVCIARTLVTEPRLILLDEPFGALDQQTRLLMGDEVLNLWRKTGATVFLITHALDEAAMLADRIGVMSARPGRLIDIVETGWPRERDSRIVQDERFGAITARLWGSLREESMKSIGAMAPGAQP, from the coding sequence ATGTCTCCCGTCGCCCAAGTCTATCCGCATGCCTTGCCTGGCCGGCGGGCCGGGGATCCGAAGCCTGGCACGCCGGCCGTCGCGCACGTTGCCATGCGCGGCGTGGACAAGTTGTTTACCCGTCCGGGCGGCAATCCCGCGGATGCCGTCCATGCGCTGGGGCCGATCGACCTGGAATTGCGCCAGGGCGAGTTCTTCGCCGTGGTGGGCCCGTCCGGCTGCGGCAAGACCACGCTGCTGGAGCTGGTGGCGGGCTTGTCCACCGCCACGCGCGGCGAGGTGGCCTTCGAAGGCGAGCCCATCGTCGGCCGCATCCCGGACGGCGTCGGCGTCGTGTTCCAGGAAGACGCTTCCTTTCCCTGGCTGACGGTGCGCGAGAACATCGCCTTCGGCTTGCGGCGCCAGCGTATCGACGCCGCGGAAAAAAACCGCCGCGTGGACCGGGCGCTGGCGATGATGGGGTTGGCGCCATTCGCCGGCAGCTATCCTGCCCAGTTGTCCGGCGGCATGCGGCAGCGCGTATGCATCGCCCGCACGCTGGTCACGGAGCCGCGGCTGATCCTGCTGGACGAGCCGTTCGGCGCCCTGGACCAGCAGACCCGGCTGCTGATGGGCGACGAGGTCCTGAACCTGTGGCGCAAGACCGGCGCCACGGTTTTCCTGATCACGCACGCGCTGGATGAAGCAGCGATGCTGGCCGATCGCATCGGCGTCATGTCGGCACGGCCGGGGCGCCTGATCGATATCGTCGAAACGGGCTGGCCGCGCGAGCGCGACAGCCGCATCGTGCAGGACGAGCGCTTCGGCGCCATCACGGCGCGGCTGTGGGGCTCGCTGCGCGAGGAGTCCATGAAGTCCATCGGTGCCATGGCGCCGGGAGCCCAGCCATGA
- a CDS encoding isocitrate lyase/PEP mutase family protein yields the protein MTRPSLRDALKRETPLVTPLAHDALSARLIEQAGFHAFAVGGSAMLAARHAYPDIGLIGLTDMVQGLRDIAAASNLPFVADADDGYGDVKSVARLVAEYEAIGVSGFLVEDQSRDHKQQRADKAALVVDEAVIEAKLKAAMQARRNPETFIIGRTDAYGPLGLDAALRRAERFLALGVDGVFIAGLRREEDYRRVGAALKGAYLSAAMFEGGDTPWLSPAELGAMGFTQVSYPASLILRVVQGLRDGLSALRRHADGVEPMNPMPQGGELRQVLDRATDLAGWRAIEAGQPGNS from the coding sequence ATGACCCGTCCCAGCCTACGCGATGCGCTCAAGCGCGAAACGCCGCTGGTCACCCCGCTGGCGCACGATGCGCTGTCGGCCCGCCTGATCGAACAGGCAGGCTTTCATGCGTTCGCCGTCGGCGGTTCCGCCATGCTGGCGGCGCGCCATGCCTATCCGGACATCGGGCTGATCGGCTTGACCGATATGGTCCAGGGCCTGCGCGACATCGCGGCGGCCTCCAACCTGCCCTTCGTGGCCGATGCCGACGACGGCTATGGCGACGTCAAGAGCGTGGCGCGGCTGGTGGCCGAGTACGAAGCCATCGGCGTCAGTGGCTTCCTGGTGGAGGACCAGAGCCGCGACCACAAGCAGCAGCGCGCCGACAAGGCCGCGCTGGTGGTGGACGAGGCCGTCATCGAAGCCAAGCTCAAGGCCGCCATGCAGGCCCGCCGCAATCCCGAAACCTTCATCATCGGCCGCACCGACGCCTACGGCCCGCTGGGGCTGGATGCGGCGTTGCGGCGCGCCGAGCGCTTTCTTGCGCTGGGCGTGGACGGCGTCTTCATCGCCGGCCTGCGCCGGGAAGAAGACTACCGACGCGTGGGCGCCGCCTTGAAGGGCGCCTATCTGTCGGCGGCCATGTTTGAAGGAGGCGATACGCCGTGGCTCAGTCCCGCGGAATTGGGCGCGATGGGGTTCACCCAGGTGTCGTATCCCGCCAGCTTGATCCTGCGGGTGGTCCAGGGCCTGCGGGATGGCCTGTCGGCCCTGCGGCGCCATGCCGACGGGGTCGAACCGATGAACCCCATGCCACAAGGCGGCGAGTTGCGCCAGGTGCTGGATCGTGCAACGGATCTGGCGGGGTGGCGGGCCATCGAAGCCGGCCAGCCCGGAAATTCATGA
- a CDS encoding type II toxin-antitoxin system RelE/ParE family toxin, translating to MPVQERFDQLDPQAAAKIVTAKLRLELGNTSRVKWFEGIGEYVIDWGPGYRIYLARDGNTLIVLFGGGTKRGQQKDIDQVKQLHAEYKARKKALCRPPGR from the coding sequence GTGCCCGTACAAGAAAGGTTTGACCAGTTGGATCCACAAGCCGCGGCGAAAATCGTTACCGCCAAGCTGCGACTGGAGCTTGGCAATACGTCACGAGTCAAATGGTTTGAAGGTATAGGCGAATACGTCATCGATTGGGGTCCAGGATATCGGATATACCTCGCACGCGATGGCAACACCTTGATCGTGCTATTCGGCGGCGGCACCAAACGCGGTCAGCAGAAAGATATCGATCAGGTCAAGCAGCTTCATGCCGAGTACAAGGCACGTAAAAAGGCCCTATGCCGGCCGCCCGGAAGGTAA
- a CDS encoding ABC transporter substrate-binding protein — MQRTFNRIALMRCAGAAVLGLALAGAAQAEDIVVSNYGVSANGMPFAVAMAKGFFKQEGANVTGILTSAGGGTTLRNMLAGNAPYAEVNPNAVIAAAQQGADIKIVSDNVLTVAEFVWAVKKDSPIQSVKDLKGRKMGYTNPRSTSQALATLVLQSGGLKTEDVELVKTGGFGEGVAALDTGLVDATPMPEPLWSKYRDKYRAIAVAQDMLPPIANVIGIAAGSGVSPEREAFIKGVIRARRLAVEYMEKHPDESGDIVAKVYNLEPAVARAAVRNLVASRTSGIPYWGAGEIHMDGLKRAVDVQKMVGAIKGDVDLDKLVDTRYLPDDLKKVK, encoded by the coding sequence ATGCAGAGAACATTCAACAGGATCGCGCTGATGCGCTGCGCCGGCGCGGCCGTACTGGGCCTGGCGCTGGCCGGCGCCGCCCAGGCCGAGGACATCGTCGTCAGCAATTACGGCGTCTCCGCCAACGGCATGCCCTTCGCCGTCGCCATGGCCAAGGGCTTCTTCAAGCAGGAAGGCGCCAATGTCACCGGCATCCTGACCTCGGCCGGCGGCGGCACCACGCTGCGCAACATGCTGGCCGGCAACGCGCCGTATGCGGAGGTCAATCCCAACGCCGTCATCGCCGCTGCCCAGCAGGGCGCCGACATCAAGATCGTCAGCGACAACGTCCTGACGGTGGCCGAGTTCGTGTGGGCGGTGAAGAAGGATTCACCCATCCAGTCCGTGAAGGACTTGAAGGGAAGGAAGATGGGCTACACCAACCCGCGATCCACCAGCCAGGCGCTGGCCACGCTGGTGCTGCAGTCCGGCGGCCTGAAGACGGAAGACGTCGAACTGGTCAAGACCGGCGGCTTCGGCGAAGGCGTCGCCGCCCTGGATACCGGCCTGGTGGACGCCACGCCGATGCCGGAACCGCTGTGGTCCAAGTATCGCGACAAATACCGTGCCATCGCCGTGGCGCAGGACATGCTGCCGCCCATCGCCAACGTTATCGGCATCGCGGCGGGTTCGGGCGTGTCGCCGGAACGCGAAGCCTTCATCAAGGGCGTGATCCGCGCACGCCGGCTGGCGGTGGAATACATGGAGAAGCACCCCGACGAATCGGGCGACATCGTCGCCAAGGTCTACAACCTGGAGCCCGCCGTGGCGCGGGCCGCCGTGCGCAACCTGGTGGCCAGCCGCACCAGCGGCATTCCCTACTGGGGCGCGGGCGAAATCCACATGGACGGCCTGAAGCGCGCCGTCGACGTGCAGAAAATGGTGGGCGCCATCAAGGGCGACGTCGACCTGGACAAGCTTGTCGACACGCGTTATCTGCCTGACGATCTGAAGAAGGTGAAGTAG
- the leuD gene encoding 3-isopropylmalate dehydratase small subunit, producing MRKAVKEIAGVMAVMPMADINTDAIIPSVWLRTATADMGKGLFGGYRYDEQGRERPDFVLNREPYRHARILLADENFGCGSSREAAVWALAQFGIGCVLAPSFADIFYENAFRNGLVAAIIEPRSYQALRAAAQACEDAAPGRGAPLCRVDLATATVTGPDGAVHTFTIPASRAQALMRGDDEIAMTLSHLPAIEAHYERMRAEAGWLFPSALQRSSAS from the coding sequence ATGAGGAAAGCCGTGAAAGAGATCGCCGGCGTCATGGCCGTCATGCCCATGGCCGACATCAATACCGACGCCATCATTCCGTCGGTGTGGCTGCGCACCGCCACCGCCGATATGGGCAAGGGCCTGTTCGGCGGCTACCGGTACGACGAGCAAGGCCGCGAACGCCCGGATTTCGTGCTGAACCGCGAGCCCTATCGCCATGCCCGCATCCTGCTGGCGGACGAAAACTTCGGCTGCGGCAGTTCGCGCGAAGCCGCGGTGTGGGCGCTGGCGCAGTTCGGCATTGGTTGCGTGCTGGCGCCCAGCTTTGCCGATATCTTCTACGAGAACGCATTTCGCAATGGGCTGGTGGCGGCCATTATCGAGCCGCGCAGCTATCAGGCGCTGCGCGCCGCGGCGCAGGCTTGTGAAGATGCAGCTCCAGGCCGCGGCGCGCCCCTATGCCGCGTGGACCTGGCCACCGCCACCGTCACCGGCCCCGACGGTGCCGTGCATACCTTCACGATCCCGGCCTCGCGCGCGCAGGCGCTGATGCGCGGTGACGACGAGATCGCCATGACACTGTCCCACCTGCCGGCCATCGAGGCGCACTACGAGCGCATGCGCGCCGAAGCCGGCTGGCTGTTTCCCTCCGCGCTGCAAAGGAGTTCCGCATCATGA
- a CDS encoding ABC transporter permease, whose translation MKRARVWRLAIVVACVALLEVLCLAGVIDKLTMQPPHRMIVDLVNMLVSGSLNGAIAKTLGNAAVAFVAAVVLGVSGAIVIHRMRRVRDTLEPLFATYYAIPVFAFYPLLIIVFGLNAAPQIFIGAMLGVVAVIVNTLNGLDRVPNVLLKTARVQHMGVRETAWRITLPYAAPYILTGAKLAVAYSLIGIIGAEFIMSNGGMGYEISFAYNNFDNKTMYPLILLILLVSVSINMLFARWEKAILARRGLR comes from the coding sequence ATGAAGCGCGCCCGCGTCTGGCGCCTGGCTATCGTGGTGGCGTGCGTGGCCTTGCTGGAGGTCCTGTGCCTGGCCGGCGTCATCGACAAGCTGACCATGCAGCCGCCGCATCGCATGATCGTCGACCTGGTCAACATGCTGGTGTCGGGCTCGCTGAACGGCGCCATCGCCAAGACGCTGGGCAATGCCGCGGTGGCCTTCGTCGCGGCGGTCGTGCTGGGGGTGTCGGGCGCCATCGTGATCCACCGCATGCGCCGTGTGCGCGACACGCTGGAGCCGCTGTTCGCCACCTACTACGCCATACCGGTTTTCGCCTTCTATCCGCTGCTGATCATCGTCTTCGGCCTGAACGCGGCGCCGCAGATTTTCATCGGCGCGATGCTGGGCGTGGTGGCGGTGATCGTCAATACCCTGAACGGGCTGGACCGCGTGCCCAACGTGCTGCTGAAGACGGCGCGCGTCCAGCACATGGGCGTGCGCGAAACCGCCTGGCGCATCACGCTGCCGTATGCCGCCCCCTATATCCTGACCGGCGCGAAGCTGGCGGTGGCGTATTCGCTGATCGGCATCATCGGCGCCGAATTCATCATGTCCAACGGCGGCATGGGCTACGAGATCAGTTTCGCCTACAACAATTTCGACAACAAGACGATGTACCCGCTGATCCTGTTGATCCTGCTGGTGTCCGTGTCGATCAATATGCTGTTCGCGCGTTGGGAAAAAGCGATCCTGGCGCGAAGGGGCCTGCGATGA
- the kdsA gene encoding 3-deoxy-8-phosphooctulonate synthase yields MSQSLVSVTPDIVCGNDRPFVLFGGINVLESRDLALRSCEHYQKVTRKLGIPYVFKASFDKANRSSIHSYRGPGLEEGLKIFEAVKAEFGVPVLTDVHEPWQADPVAQVVDVLQLPAFLARQTDLAVALAKTGRVINIKKPQFMSPSQIQNVAEKIAEAGNEQIILCDRGTSFGYDNLVVDMLGFGVMKKVSGNRPVIFDVTHALQQRAAGAAASGGRREQVVELARAGMAAGLAGLFLEAHPDPDNAKCDGPSALPLDKLEPFLTQLKRLDDLVKSFEPLDIV; encoded by the coding sequence ATGTCTCAGTCCCTTGTTTCCGTTACGCCGGATATCGTCTGCGGTAACGACCGGCCTTTTGTGCTGTTTGGCGGCATCAATGTGCTGGAATCGCGCGACCTGGCCCTGCGTTCCTGCGAGCATTATCAGAAAGTGACGCGCAAGCTCGGTATTCCCTACGTTTTCAAGGCATCGTTCGACAAGGCCAACCGTTCGTCCATCCACTCCTATCGTGGGCCTGGGTTGGAAGAGGGACTGAAGATCTTCGAGGCCGTGAAGGCGGAGTTCGGCGTGCCGGTGCTGACCGACGTGCACGAACCCTGGCAGGCGGACCCGGTCGCGCAGGTCGTCGATGTCCTGCAATTGCCGGCCTTCCTGGCGCGGCAGACGGATCTGGCGGTGGCGCTGGCCAAGACGGGCCGCGTGATCAACATCAAGAAACCGCAGTTCATGAGCCCGTCGCAGATCCAGAACGTCGCCGAGAAGATCGCCGAGGCGGGCAACGAGCAGATCATCCTGTGCGATCGCGGCACCAGCTTCGGCTACGACAACCTGGTCGTCGATATGCTGGGTTTCGGCGTGATGAAGAAGGTAAGCGGAAACCGGCCGGTGATTTTCGACGTGACGCATGCGCTGCAGCAGCGTGCCGCGGGCGCGGCGGCCTCGGGCGGACGGCGCGAACAGGTGGTCGAACTCGCGCGCGCGGGGATGGCTGCCGGGCTGGCCGGGCTGTTCCTGGAGGCACACCCGGACCCGGACAACGCTAAATGCGACGGCCCAAGCGCCTTGCCGCTGGACAAGCTGGAACCCTTCCTGACGCAGCTCAAGCGTCTGGACGACCTGGTGAAGTCTTTCGAGCCGCTCGATATCGTCTGA
- a CDS encoding helix-turn-helix domain-containing transcriptional regulator has product MALTRDFKATIVERVERDPDFAKALLDEAATLFLNGEAETARLILRDLVNATVGFEQLARESARPSKSLHRMLSRAGNPSMDNLAVIFSVITRRLGVSLEVRDVEAHA; this is encoded by the coding sequence ATGGCCCTAACGCGCGACTTCAAAGCAACCATCGTCGAGCGGGTGGAACGCGACCCCGACTTCGCAAAGGCGCTGCTTGATGAAGCAGCAACGTTGTTCCTCAATGGCGAGGCTGAAACGGCGCGCCTGATACTGCGCGACCTGGTCAATGCGACCGTTGGCTTCGAACAACTTGCCCGAGAGTCGGCCCGCCCGAGCAAAAGCCTTCACCGGATGCTATCCCGAGCCGGCAATCCCAGCATGGACAACCTTGCCGTGATCTTCAGCGTTATCACGCGACGGCTGGGCGTCAGCCTGGAGGTCCGCGACGTAGAAGCGCACGCGTAA
- the gcvA gene encoding transcriptional regulator GcvA, whose product MARRLPPLNALRAFEATARHGSLTRAAQELSVTQGAVSRQVSQLEEWLGIPLCLRLRHGIEATPEGATYAATLRAAFDLIETQTRQLRTRPTDNILRIKLPPTFAIRWFVPRLARFHALHRHIDVHITTSHQQVEFERDEVDLCIHSGPAPIPGAICRKLFGEILLPVCSPGLFKNADPPRDAADLSRFVLLCSMHRASDWPDWLAAAQVTTIDGNSGLKFENSALAYQAATDELGIVMAQRAFVEDDLRTGRLLAPLPLRVHTDNAYYLAYPKGRQDTPMIRAFEEWIVQETGQMEEAAR is encoded by the coding sequence ATGGCCAGACGCCTCCCTCCCTTGAATGCGCTGCGGGCCTTCGAGGCCACCGCGCGCCACGGCAGCCTGACCCGCGCCGCCCAGGAACTTTCGGTCACCCAGGGCGCCGTCAGCCGCCAGGTCAGCCAGTTGGAAGAGTGGCTGGGCATCCCGCTGTGCCTGCGCCTGCGCCACGGCATCGAGGCCACGCCGGAGGGCGCCACCTACGCCGCCACCCTGCGCGCCGCATTCGACCTGATCGAAACCCAGACGCGCCAGTTGCGCACGCGCCCGACGGACAACATCCTCCGCATCAAGCTGCCGCCCACCTTCGCCATCCGCTGGTTCGTGCCTCGGCTGGCGCGCTTTCATGCCCTGCATCGCCACATCGACGTGCACATCACCACCTCGCACCAGCAGGTGGAATTCGAGCGCGACGAGGTCGACTTGTGCATCCATTCAGGGCCGGCGCCCATTCCGGGCGCGATATGCCGCAAGCTCTTCGGCGAAATCCTGCTGCCCGTCTGCAGCCCCGGCCTGTTCAAGAATGCCGATCCCCCGCGCGATGCGGCGGACCTGTCCCGTTTCGTGCTGTTGTGCTCCATGCATCGCGCGTCGGACTGGCCGGATTGGCTCGCCGCGGCGCAGGTGACGACGATAGACGGCAATAGCGGCCTGAAGTTCGAGAACTCCGCCTTGGCCTACCAGGCGGCCACCGACGAACTGGGCATCGTCATGGCGCAGCGCGCTTTCGTCGAAGACGATCTGCGCACCGGCCGCCTGCTTGCCCCGCTGCCATTGCGCGTGCACACCGACAATGCCTACTACCTGGCCTACCCGAAGGGTCGCCAGGATACGCCGATGATCCGCGCATTCGAGGAATGGATCGTCCAGGAAACCGGGCAGATGGAAGAAGCGGCCCGCTAA